A single genomic interval of Heterodontus francisci isolate sHetFra1 chromosome 45, sHetFra1.hap1, whole genome shotgun sequence harbors:
- the LOC137356112 gene encoding histone H1-like, with product MTDTAAAETAPAAAAAQVKTPKKKKAAPRNKSAGPTLSEQILRIVADCSDRKGTSLPAIKKALGRSGVDVGKLRTQIKQSIRRNVNKGSLVQSSGTGASGSFRIPKQGTKGNVGKKVKSGAGKKPLVKKTAGKKVTAKRSVAKKLPVKKLAAKKSAAKKAAGKKVTSKKGATPKKSPAKKAALPKKSPVKKAKKPKSATGGKVLKKVQSSRGKTKPKAAKAQKAAPGKK from the coding sequence atgaccgatacagcagccgccgaaacggctcctgcagccgccgccgctcaagtcaagactccgaagaagaagaaagcagcacCCCGGAACAAGTCAGCCGGTCCCACGTTGAGCGAGCAGATCCTCAGGATTGTGGCGGATTGCTCCGATCGCAAGGGGACCTCACtgcccgccataaagaaggctctgggtcggAGCGGTGTGGATGTGGGGAAGCTCAGGacccaaatcaagcaaagtatcaggaggaatgtgaacaaaggctccctggtgcagagcagcggtacgggcgcctccggctccttcagaaTCCCTAAGCAGGGAACCAAGGGAAATGTGGGAAAGAAAGTGAAGTCAGGAGCAGGCAAAAAACCtttagtgaagaaaacagctgGCAAGAAAGTGACAGCAAAGAGATCAGTAGCCAAGAAATTACCAGTcaagaaactagcagccaagaaatcggcagcgaagaaagcagcaggcaagaaagtgaCCAGCAAGAAGGGGGCAACGCCAAAGAAATCCCCagcgaagaaagcagcgcttccgaAAAAGTCTCCTGTGAAGAAGGCCAAAAAACCCAAGAGTGCCACGGGCGGAAAGGTGCTCAAGAAAGTTCAATCATCAAGGGGCAAGACcaagccgaaagcagcaaaggctcagaaagcagcccctggaaagaagtga